In Numenius arquata chromosome 3, bNumArq3.hap1.1, whole genome shotgun sequence, one genomic interval encodes:
- the PRLH gene encoding prolactin-releasing peptide produces the protein MKLGAACLLCLLLACLTLPIARGHIRERSMEIRNPDIDPSWYTGRGIRPVGRFGRRRALGEGIHPGGAGRQPACAPSRPHPQPFREERSS, from the exons ATGAAGCTGGGAGCCGCCTGCCTCCTGTGCCTGCTGCTCGCCTGCCTGACCCTGCCCATCGCCCGCGGCCACATCCGCGAGCGCTCCATGGAAATCAGGA ATCCAGACATCGACCCCTCCTGGTACACGGGACGTGGGATCAGGCCGGTGGGACGGTTCGGGCGACGGCGAGCCCTGGGCGAGGGCATCCATCCCGGGGGGGCTGGCCGGCAGCCAGCCTGCGCCCCCTCCCGccctcacccccagcccttcCGGGAGGAGCGGAGCTCCTGA